The proteins below are encoded in one region of Citrobacter enshiensis:
- the fliR gene encoding flagellar biosynthetic protein FliR, translating to MLEISAAELLQAWGRVWWPFLRIGSAFAVLPLLGYPLIPIQVRVLLAFLIAVLAAPLLPAMPAVDPLSLNAVLLSLEQIFLGAMMALFPVCLIQVLVMAGELLSMQMGLSMARMNDPVNGLAIPVLGSFFSNMGLLLYASMNGHLVMLEVLVESFRVWTVGSGPFNVDSSSVIQLFSWLLAAALMLSLPAMVAMYLVNFTFGVLSRVAPSLNIFVLGFPMALLCGLFCILLIISGLPDRFSDLAHSIFLSVRGYYGGEG from the coding sequence ATGCTTGAGATATCTGCTGCGGAATTATTGCAGGCATGGGGGCGTGTCTGGTGGCCATTCTTACGAATTGGCAGCGCCTTTGCCGTCCTGCCGTTGCTGGGATACCCGCTGATCCCCATCCAGGTTCGCGTCTTGCTGGCGTTTCTGATCGCCGTGCTGGCGGCGCCCTTGCTGCCCGCCATGCCTGCTGTCGATCCTCTGTCGTTGAATGCCGTTTTGCTGAGCCTGGAGCAGATCTTTCTCGGGGCGATGATGGCGCTCTTTCCGGTGTGTCTGATTCAGGTGCTGGTCATGGCTGGCGAACTGCTTTCCATGCAGATGGGCCTGAGCATGGCGCGTATGAATGACCCCGTTAATGGCCTTGCCATTCCGGTGCTGGGCAGTTTCTTCAGCAATATGGGGTTGTTGCTCTACGCCAGTATGAACGGCCACCTGGTGATGCTGGAGGTGCTGGTAGAGAGTTTCAGGGTCTGGACGGTAGGTTCTGGTCCGTTCAACGTGGATTCTTCCAGCGTGATCCAGCTGTTTTCCTGGCTGCTGGCGGCCGCGCTGATGCTGTCGTTGCCGGCGATGGTGGCGATGTATCTGGTCAACTTCACCTTTGGGGTGCTCTCAAGGGTCGCGCCGTCCCTCAATATTTTTGTGCTGGGCTTTCCTATGGCCCTGTTATGCGGGTTGTTTTGTATTTTGTTGATTATCAGTGGATTACCGGATCGATTTTCCGATCTGGCGCACAGCATATTTCTCAGCGTGCGCGGCTATTACGGGGGTGAGGGATGA
- a CDS encoding FliO/MopB family protein, with product MYLLCLLLLPLPALAAPLNQDISAFKPWFITCLAVLLIGAVVFLLARKRARANWRSGGEMRVQSVLSLGMKEKLVLVQVEDQRLLLGITQQQITLISNLTREDPQPPPAEFAHVFETLGASDSDKK from the coding sequence ATGTATCTACTCTGTCTGTTGCTGTTACCGCTGCCCGCGCTGGCGGCGCCGCTGAACCAGGACATTAGCGCCTTCAAGCCGTGGTTTATCACCTGCCTGGCCGTTCTGCTGATCGGTGCCGTGGTATTTCTGCTGGCGAGGAAGAGAGCGCGCGCAAACTGGCGAAGCGGAGGTGAGATGCGAGTGCAGTCGGTACTTTCATTGGGCATGAAAGAGAAACTGGTGCTGGTACAGGTGGAAGACCAACGTTTACTGCTGGGAATCACCCAACAGCAGATCACCCTAATCAGCAACCTGACCCGGGAAGATCCACAGCCGCCGCCTGCGGAGTTTGCGCACGTCTTTGAAACCCTCGGCGCATCCGACAGCGATAAAAAATAG
- the fliP gene encoding flagellar type III secretion system pore protein FliP (The bacterial flagellar biogenesis protein FliP forms a type III secretion system (T3SS)-type pore required for flagellar assembly.) produces MKTVLLLLFTLVPASAFASDVPLLTITGGEGQQDFSVKLQVLLLMTVLGLLPSMLLLMTCFTRIIIVLGILRQAIGLQSSPPNRLLISIALSMTLLLMKPVWQDIYQNAFVPYDEDKMTLMQAVSRAEQPLRKFMLAQTRKTDLDLMLRVAGESRTTSAQEVNFFILMPAFVLSELKTAFQIGFMLFIPFVVIDMVVATVLMSMGMMMLSPIIISLPIKLMVFVLADGWSMVVNTLSMSFGGIQ; encoded by the coding sequence ATGAAAACAGTGCTTCTCCTGTTGTTCACCCTGGTGCCAGCATCCGCCTTTGCCAGCGACGTCCCTCTCCTGACCATTACCGGTGGCGAGGGCCAGCAGGATTTTTCGGTCAAGTTACAGGTCCTGCTGTTGATGACCGTGCTGGGGCTGCTTCCCTCCATGCTGTTGTTGATGACCTGTTTCACCCGGATCATTATTGTGTTGGGGATCCTGCGCCAGGCAATCGGTTTGCAGAGTTCTCCCCCAAATCGTCTGCTGATCTCTATCGCGCTCAGTATGACCCTGTTGCTGATGAAACCCGTCTGGCAGGATATTTATCAAAATGCTTTCGTTCCCTACGACGAAGACAAGATGACGCTAATGCAGGCGGTATCCAGGGCTGAGCAACCGCTGCGTAAATTTATGCTGGCGCAGACGAGAAAGACCGATCTGGATCTGATGCTGAGGGTGGCGGGAGAGTCGCGTACGACCTCGGCGCAAGAGGTCAATTTCTTTATTCTGATGCCCGCATTCGTACTGAGCGAATTGAAGACGGCATTTCAGATAGGATTCATGCTGTTCATTCCGTTTGTGGTCATTGACATGGTGGTGGCTACGGTACTGATGTCGATGGGGATGATGATGCTTTCTCCCATCATCATCTCTTTGCCGATCAAATTGATGGTGTTTGTCCTTGCTGATGGCTGGAGTATGGTGGTTAACACCCTCTCGATGAGCTTCGGGGGGATTCAGTGA
- a CDS encoding FliM/FliN family flagellar motor switch protein codes for MANKTQKNKGQVIAPEQGNLYSTIELGQVQELRLLQAYVDGAMEKISRILEQFLRSVGCLRVEPLELEFRELSPVENEQWVWCAALAPHGGRARKMFRFGVHRAAVTAMTETALGLKPGTQIDANGDQPPSETERRFLNRMGHALTQGVRTEYPILQDLDWQQQSTDSPEKKGLCLTLRLVFQEQSWPLTLHWHMAFSELLEKVSEQKQMVSSISRSQLEASLLKIPVQLKTTLFSTKLTMVELEQFLRGEVLPVAPLERVTLGCGSFSIGVGQLYDRNGHLAFQLHDVSQQTP; via the coding sequence ATGGCTAACAAGACACAAAAGAATAAAGGTCAAGTCATTGCACCTGAGCAAGGCAATCTTTACTCCACGATAGAATTAGGGCAGGTACAGGAACTCCGCTTATTGCAAGCCTATGTGGACGGCGCAATGGAGAAGATCTCGAGGATACTGGAGCAATTTTTGCGATCCGTAGGCTGTCTTCGAGTTGAGCCGCTTGAGCTGGAGTTTCGTGAATTATCCCCCGTCGAGAATGAGCAGTGGGTGTGGTGCGCTGCACTTGCGCCGCACGGCGGTCGTGCCAGAAAAATGTTCCGGTTTGGCGTGCATCGGGCTGCGGTGACCGCGATGACGGAAACAGCGCTGGGCCTCAAGCCGGGTACTCAGATTGACGCGAACGGCGATCAGCCGCCAAGTGAAACTGAGCGACGTTTTCTGAATCGGATGGGGCATGCCCTGACCCAGGGGGTCAGAACAGAATATCCCATTTTGCAAGATCTGGACTGGCAGCAGCAATCTACGGATTCCCCGGAAAAAAAAGGGTTATGCCTGACGTTGCGCCTGGTTTTTCAGGAGCAATCCTGGCCGCTTACCCTCCACTGGCACATGGCGTTTTCCGAACTCCTGGAGAAGGTGAGTGAACAAAAACAGATGGTTTCGTCCATCTCCAGGTCACAGCTGGAAGCATCATTGCTAAAAATTCCTGTCCAGCTCAAGACGACATTGTTCAGTACCAAACTGACGATGGTCGAGCTGGAGCAATTCCTGCGAGGGGAGGTGCTTCCCGTTGCGCCGCTGGAGCGGGTGACGCTGGGCTGTGGGAGTTTCTCAATCGGTGTCGGTCAACTCTATGATCGCAATGGGCACCTGGCATTTCAACTGCATGACGTGTCTCAACAGACACCTTAA
- a CDS encoding FliM/FliN family flagellar motor switch protein, translated as MAKESKMDLDMAGLDVEGFDDLFASEGDVLNESAPEERVVEKRPLSFFHRLPVTLSLEVASVEISLEELMTLAEGAVVQMNKLSHQPLDVKVNGVLIGAAEVVIVEGHYGLRMTELFDDINWSKLA; from the coding sequence ATGGCTAAAGAATCGAAAATGGATCTGGATATGGCCGGATTGGATGTTGAGGGATTTGACGATCTGTTTGCCAGCGAAGGTGACGTACTCAACGAGAGTGCGCCTGAAGAGAGAGTCGTTGAAAAGCGTCCTTTATCTTTCTTCCATCGCTTGCCGGTGACGCTTTCCCTCGAAGTCGCAAGCGTTGAGATCTCGCTGGAAGAGTTGATGACGCTGGCCGAAGGGGCTGTCGTTCAAATGAATAAGCTGAGCCACCAGCCGCTGGATGTGAAGGTCAATGGGGTGTTGATCGGTGCCGCCGAAGTGGTCATCGTCGAGGGTCACTACGGATTGCGGATGACCGAGTTGTTTGATGACATCAACTGGTCAAAGCTGGCGTGA
- the parM gene encoding plasmid segregation protein ParM domain-containing protein: MRKPLKIAIDDGSTNVKVSWIANKTLKSIISPNSFRKDWKSAALLKGKMVYNYEIGINKYTYDPTSEKSLSTTHIDYQYGDLNLLAVHHALLQTGLPPCNVAITVTLPITEYYQQDDCQRNEANIERKKQNLMRPISLNKGELFSIVSVDVMPESLPAILTRLVNSGVNPYTKTLVIDCGGTTLDMGLIVGEFDEVSEVYGNRALGVSLITDAARTALAAADSDSSYLVANELIKHRHDDVFVREVINDESQIPRILEKLERKIEELGHFVAEEAKKFARNPNRVYLVGGGANLIYPTIQASYPTLGKRVILVEESQFALSREICLYISDEDKVFSETPVESEASND; the protein is encoded by the coding sequence ATGCGTAAGCCACTTAAGATCGCCATCGATGACGGTTCGACCAACGTCAAGGTCAGCTGGATAGCCAACAAAACCCTGAAAAGCATCATCTCGCCCAACTCATTTCGCAAAGACTGGAAGAGTGCTGCCCTGCTCAAAGGCAAGATGGTCTACAACTACGAAATCGGGATCAACAAATACACCTACGATCCGACGTCAGAGAAGTCCCTCTCCACCACCCACATCGACTATCAGTATGGCGATCTCAACCTGCTGGCGGTGCATCACGCCCTGCTACAGACCGGTCTTCCTCCCTGTAATGTCGCGATCACCGTGACGCTGCCCATTACCGAGTACTATCAGCAAGATGACTGTCAGCGTAACGAAGCGAACATTGAGCGCAAAAAGCAGAACCTGATGCGTCCCATCAGTCTGAATAAAGGGGAGCTGTTCAGCATCGTCAGCGTTGATGTGATGCCCGAAAGCCTGCCCGCCATCCTTACCCGACTGGTGAATTCAGGGGTCAACCCGTACACCAAAACGCTGGTTATCGACTGTGGCGGAACGACCCTGGATATGGGGCTGATCGTTGGTGAATTTGACGAAGTTTCCGAGGTCTACGGCAACCGCGCGCTCGGTGTCTCCCTGATCACGGATGCCGCCCGCACCGCGCTGGCCGCCGCCGACAGCGACTCCAGCTATCTGGTGGCAAACGAACTGATCAAGCACCGCCACGATGATGTTTTTGTGCGTGAAGTGATCAACGATGAGTCGCAGATCCCCCGAATTCTGGAGAAACTTGAGCGAAAAATTGAGGAGTTGGGGCACTTCGTTGCAGAAGAGGCGAAAAAGTTTGCCCGTAACCCCAACAGGGTCTATCTGGTCGGCGGCGGCGCAAATCTGATCTACCCCACCATTCAGGCCAGTTATCCTACCCTGGGCAAACGCGTGATCCTGGTCGAAGAGTCCCAATTCGCGCTCTCTCGCGAAATCTGCCTCTACATCAGCGATGAAGATAAAGTGTTCAGCGAAACGCCGGTCGAGTCAGAGGCAAGCAATGACTAA
- the flhB gene encoding flagellar biosynthesis protein FlhB, translated as MSAEKTEKPSSHRLGKARDKGQIPRSKDLGMAIILVVIASLALPLFARLGNALSQILTFNLSLTHEEVHDPAQMLSHLGQSLIETLLALLPLAGLIIAVGVLAHIVMGGWNFSLEPLLPQFSRVSPMKGFKRIFGMQSLAEFTKSVLKIVVISATVLLYVRTESDTITALYYIGLKDSVRMGMAILVDGIFYMALAMLAIGILDAPYQQWNHLRGLRMSKQELKEEHKNLQGNPEIKGRIRRIQMSMAMRSMRRTLPDADLLLMNPTHYAVAIKYDPARCDAPFVIAKGEDYMALQMRSLAQSLGVEVLEIPALARSVYHTTRVNQQIPPGLYVIMAQLLHHVLRLKAFRQGKGDQPAPLSSVEIPDSLRY; from the coding sequence ATGAGTGCGGAAAAAACCGAGAAGCCCTCGTCGCACCGGCTTGGCAAAGCGCGCGACAAAGGGCAAATTCCACGCTCCAAAGATTTGGGCATGGCGATTATCCTGGTCGTCATCGCGTCTCTGGCGCTGCCGCTGTTTGCCCGGTTGGGTAACGCGTTGAGTCAGATACTGACGTTTAATTTGTCCCTGACCCACGAGGAGGTTCACGATCCCGCTCAGATGCTCAGCCATCTGGGTCAAAGTCTCATTGAGACACTGCTGGCGCTGTTACCGCTGGCGGGACTCATTATTGCCGTCGGCGTACTGGCGCACATCGTGATGGGAGGATGGAATTTTTCACTGGAACCCCTGCTTCCTCAATTCTCCAGGGTAAGTCCAATGAAGGGATTTAAGCGGATCTTTGGCATGCAGTCGTTGGCGGAATTTACCAAGTCGGTACTGAAGATAGTGGTGATTTCCGCCACCGTTCTGCTGTACGTCAGGACCGAATCAGACACCATTACCGCCCTCTATTATATCGGGTTGAAGGATTCCGTCAGAATGGGAATGGCCATCCTGGTCGATGGCATTTTTTATATGGCGCTGGCGATGTTGGCGATCGGTATTCTTGATGCTCCCTACCAGCAATGGAACCATCTGCGCGGCCTTCGGATGAGCAAACAGGAGCTGAAGGAGGAGCACAAAAATCTGCAGGGTAACCCGGAAATAAAAGGGCGTATCCGGCGGATCCAGATGTCGATGGCGATGCGTTCAATGCGTCGGACCTTACCCGACGCCGATCTGCTGCTGATGAACCCGACCCACTATGCGGTTGCTATCAAATACGATCCGGCGCGCTGCGATGCGCCTTTTGTGATTGCCAAGGGGGAAGACTATATGGCGCTGCAGATGCGATCTCTGGCGCAGTCATTGGGCGTGGAGGTTCTGGAGATCCCAGCCCTGGCCCGTTCCGTCTATCACACGACCCGTGTGAACCAACAGATCCCCCCCGGCCTGTACGTCATCATGGCGCAATTGCTGCACCATGTGCTGCGTCTGAAGGCCTTTCGTCAGGGCAAGGGCGACCAGCCAGCGCCGCTCTCGTCAGTTGAGATCCCTGACTCATTAAGATATTGA
- a CDS encoding flagellar biosynthetic protein FliQ — MAMMVEATWTIIMLVCIIVLPGMLVGLLVSVIQAVTQIQEQTLSFLPRFVVTMLMIVFAGQWMVRQVLELFSSINQYILYSLR, encoded by the coding sequence ATGGCGATGATGGTGGAGGCGACCTGGACCATCATCATGCTGGTCTGCATCATTGTTCTGCCTGGCATGCTGGTGGGGTTGCTGGTGAGCGTTATTCAGGCGGTAACCCAAATCCAGGAGCAGACCCTGAGTTTCCTGCCCCGCTTTGTCGTGACGATGCTGATGATCGTCTTTGCGGGACAGTGGATGGTCAGACAAGTGCTGGAGCTTTTCTCCAGCATCAATCAGTACATTCTTTACTCCCTGCGCTGA
- a CDS encoding flagellar biosynthesis protein FlhA, with protein MIVLPLPAFLLDGFFTFNIVLSIIVLLVALSVRRPLDFSIFPTVLLIATLLRLCLNVASTRVVLQFGHESPDAAGKVVESFGKVVIGGNYVVGMVVFFILMIINFIVITKGSERISEVAARFTLDALPGKQMAIDADLNAGMIDQRQAKERRDEIAREADFYGSMDGASKFVKGDAIAGLLILFINLFGGVAIGVFQHGLSFSEAMSVYSLLSIGDGLVAQIPSLMLAVSAAIVVTRVSDSDEDITVQFRDQLLASPPVIMTAAAVMLVMGLVPGMPTLVFLLFAGILGYAAWRSRKQKAEKVAPADQEQMERFTRPIENELGWGDIPYTDLLRLELGYQLIYLVDRDKGAELLQRLRGVRQTLSEQAGFLLPEVRVRDNMGLKPNQYAIYLNGVKVAVADVMLDRLLAINSGELLGEIPGYLAKEPVYGMDAVWILPADKARALNLGYSVVDVATIIGTHISKVIRSNIGVLLQLDDVHHLQQRLSQMAPKLAEDLTAKLTANQQLKVYRNLLTDQVSLMDVRTIAQSMVDGAEITKDPMLLAAEVRCALRHTILHGLIGTTTTVQVFTLSDELENILLNAATQAQRNGGVPADSFPIEPQLLAQLQNRMPSVKEQMSLQGWSPILLVLPQLRPLLARYARTFAKGLHVLSFNEVPDELHIEVKGILG; from the coding sequence ATGATCGTGCTGCCATTGCCCGCGTTTTTGCTGGATGGTTTTTTCACCTTCAACATCGTGCTCTCCATCATCGTGCTGCTGGTTGCCCTGTCTGTCCGGCGGCCACTCGACTTCTCGATCTTCCCGACCGTATTGCTGATTGCCACGTTGCTGCGTCTGTGTCTGAACGTGGCATCAACCCGCGTGGTGCTGCAGTTTGGTCATGAGTCTCCCGATGCCGCCGGTAAGGTCGTCGAGTCGTTCGGTAAGGTGGTGATTGGCGGCAACTATGTGGTGGGGATGGTGGTGTTCTTCATCCTGATGATCATTAACTTTATTGTCATCACCAAGGGCAGCGAGCGTATCTCGGAAGTCGCTGCCCGCTTCACCCTCGACGCGTTACCCGGTAAGCAGATGGCTATCGATGCCGACCTGAATGCCGGGATGATCGATCAGCGCCAGGCCAAGGAGCGACGGGACGAGATAGCCCGGGAAGCCGACTTCTATGGTTCGATGGACGGTGCCTCCAAGTTTGTCAAAGGGGATGCGATCGCCGGTCTTCTGATCCTGTTTATCAACCTCTTCGGTGGGGTTGCCATCGGGGTCTTTCAGCATGGGCTTAGCTTCTCTGAGGCCATGAGCGTCTATAGCCTGCTCTCCATCGGTGACGGTCTGGTGGCGCAGATTCCTTCGCTGATGCTGGCTGTGTCTGCGGCCATCGTGGTCACCCGCGTCTCAGATTCTGACGAAGATATCACCGTCCAGTTCCGGGATCAGTTGCTGGCTTCTCCACCGGTTATCATGACCGCAGCCGCCGTTATGCTGGTGATGGGGCTGGTGCCGGGAATGCCGACCCTGGTCTTCCTGCTGTTTGCCGGTATCCTGGGTTATGCCGCCTGGCGCAGTCGAAAACAAAAAGCAGAAAAAGTCGCACCTGCCGATCAGGAGCAGATGGAGCGCTTTACCCGCCCCATCGAGAATGAGCTGGGGTGGGGGGACATCCCGTATACCGATTTGCTCAGGCTGGAGTTGGGTTATCAACTGATCTACCTCGTCGACAGGGACAAGGGGGCTGAATTACTGCAACGCCTGCGCGGTGTGCGCCAGACGCTTTCCGAACAAGCCGGTTTTCTGCTGCCCGAAGTCCGGGTCAGGGACAACATGGGGCTCAAACCAAACCAGTACGCTATCTACCTTAACGGGGTCAAGGTCGCCGTGGCGGACGTCATGCTGGACAGACTGCTGGCGATCAACTCGGGGGAGTTATTGGGGGAGATCCCTGGCTATCTGGCCAAGGAGCCGGTTTATGGCATGGATGCGGTCTGGATCCTGCCTGCCGACAAAGCCAGAGCGCTCAACTTAGGTTATTCCGTCGTCGATGTGGCGACCATCATTGGTACTCACATCAGTAAGGTAATCCGTAGCAATATCGGCGTCCTGTTGCAGCTTGACGATGTGCACCATCTACAGCAGAGGCTCAGTCAGATGGCCCCCAAACTGGCCGAGGATCTTACTGCTAAGTTGACGGCAAACCAGCAGTTGAAGGTCTACCGCAATTTATTGACCGATCAGGTTTCCCTGATGGACGTGCGGACGATCGCTCAGAGCATGGTGGATGGGGCCGAAATCACCAAAGACCCGATGTTACTGGCGGCGGAAGTTCGCTGCGCCCTGCGCCACACGATCCTGCACGGGTTGATCGGGACGACGACGACGGTACAAGTCTTCACCCTTTCTGACGAGCTGGAGAACATTCTGCTCAATGCCGCGACGCAGGCGCAACGCAACGGCGGCGTACCGGCTGACAGCTTCCCCATCGAGCCTCAGTTACTGGCGCAGTTGCAAAACCGTATGCCCAGTGTGAAGGAGCAGATGTCGTTGCAGGGGTGGTCGCCAATCTTGCTGGTGCTACCACAATTACGTCCTCTGCTCGCCCGTTATGCCCGCACCTTTGCCAAAGGGCTGCACGTTCTGTCATTTAACGAGGTTCCCGATGAACTCCACATTGAAGTCAAAGGGATCCTGGGTTAA
- a CDS encoding transglycosylase SLT domain-containing protein, with the protein MNSTLKSKGSWVKAMLAGGLLTLSAPLMSQDVTPQQGEGKAMNWQSRHPNVALYEGLYRKEAVRIQGLMTRSAPSIRFIVTQLQRRKLPLELLFVPLVESGYDPYAESPAGAVGPWQLMPKTAKQYGVIRYDWYDGRKDLISSTRGALNYLSYLYNLFGRDWLLALAAYNAGEGTVQNAIEQNKAKGRQTDFWSLSLPNETRQYVPRLLALVRLYRTGHLQLPAVPEASRLVALPVEDGVSLAWLARKLGRSTEELGFYNAGLENAVAPRGSRIALLLPAGWGKRARQVLGARSDNLPQLQEKAPPQIAKRRALPDKDLETLGWGVGLWQRTPGAADLYSARPANDKKSTQDEGAKKAALPQTTSLGWRASIEPLSQWNRVKTENPATPETKLP; encoded by the coding sequence ATGAACTCCACATTGAAGTCAAAGGGATCCTGGGTTAAGGCGATGCTGGCCGGGGGGCTGTTGACCCTGTCAGCCCCGCTCATGTCGCAGGACGTCACTCCCCAACAGGGGGAAGGGAAGGCCATGAACTGGCAGTCGCGTCACCCGAACGTGGCGTTATATGAGGGTCTTTATCGCAAAGAAGCGGTCAGGATCCAGGGGCTGATGACGCGCTCAGCCCCCTCCATCCGCTTCATCGTCACCCAACTCCAGCGGCGCAAATTGCCGCTGGAACTGCTGTTTGTGCCGCTTGTCGAGAGCGGCTACGACCCGTATGCCGAATCGCCTGCGGGGGCGGTCGGCCCCTGGCAGTTGATGCCCAAAACGGCGAAGCAGTATGGTGTGATCCGCTATGACTGGTACGACGGGCGCAAGGATTTGATCTCCTCCACCCGTGGAGCGCTCAATTATCTGAGTTATCTGTATAACTTGTTCGGACGTGACTGGTTACTGGCACTGGCTGCATACAATGCCGGGGAAGGGACGGTTCAGAATGCTATCGAGCAAAACAAAGCGAAGGGCAGACAGACCGATTTTTGGTCCCTCTCTTTGCCAAACGAGACCAGACAGTATGTGCCCAGGTTACTGGCGTTGGTGCGCTTATACCGGACCGGTCATCTTCAGTTGCCCGCAGTACCCGAGGCGTCCCGTCTGGTCGCTCTGCCTGTTGAAGATGGCGTCAGTCTGGCCTGGCTGGCCAGAAAACTCGGGCGCAGCACGGAAGAACTGGGTTTTTACAATGCGGGGCTGGAAAATGCGGTAGCGCCCCGGGGCAGCCGCATTGCCCTGTTGCTGCCAGCGGGATGGGGTAAACGGGCGCGTCAGGTGCTGGGGGCGCGCAGTGACAATCTCCCCCAGTTGCAAGAGAAAGCGCCTCCCCAGATTGCAAAGCGGCGAGCGCTCCCCGACAAGGATCTGGAAACCCTGGGATGGGGCGTTGGGCTGTGGCAGAGAACGCCGGGGGCGGCGGATCTCTATTCAGCGCGTCCGGCGAACGACAAAAAGAGCACCCAGGATGAGGGGGCGAAGAAAGCGGCGTTGCCGCAGACGACGTCTCTCGGTTGGCGTGCCAGCATTGAGCCACTGAGTCAGTGGAATCGGGTGAAGACGGAGAACCCCGCCACACCGGAAACGAAGTTGCCCTGA
- the pspE gene encoding thiosulfate sulfurtransferase PspE, producing the protein MMKKLLLASSLLIASTSLFAAEHWIDVRDAGQYQETHVSGAVNIPLSQIDQRISEVTQDKNDTLHLYCNTGNKSGKAEALLKDMGYTNAVNEGGLKDVEKTQTMTKE; encoded by the coding sequence ATGATGAAAAAACTTCTCCTTGCCAGCAGCCTGCTGATAGCGTCCACCTCCTTGTTCGCGGCTGAGCATTGGATTGATGTTCGTGATGCCGGGCAGTATCAGGAAACCCATGTCAGCGGCGCAGTGAATATTCCCCTTTCCCAGATAGACCAACGCATCAGTGAAGTCACTCAGGATAAAAACGACACCCTGCATCTGTATTGCAATACGGGCAATAAGTCCGGCAAAGCCGAAGCCCTGCTCAAAGATATGGGCTATACCAATGCTGTGAATGAAGGTGGTCTGAAGGATGTTGAAAAAACGCAGACGATGACAAAAGAGTAA